A region of the Dermacentor albipictus isolate Rhodes 1998 colony chromosome 4, USDA_Dalb.pri_finalv2, whole genome shotgun sequence genome:
TGCAGGAATGAGACAAGACAGTATATCATGACATCATGACCAAGACCCATCCGCCACCTGGGCACCGATACCAAAACTGGTTCTTAGAAACAAGTATTATAGCAAATTCTTTAGGCTGCTCTAATGCTTGGGAGTATTTCTTTATAGAGTTGAGTGTTCTGACCTTCACTGAACATGAAAATATGACAAGTCAAAACATCACGTCAGCACTTGTTTAATAACAATAGAAAACAACCGAGTGCCGCTGTTCCAGAAAGGCTAAGACAACCTTGAAAGGTTGGGATGGGTGGAACACCTTCACGCAACGATAGCAAGTGTGAGAAGTCTATAAAAAATCTTGTCTGTAACTGTCCCCGCTATGATGACTAGCGGCTTCATCTCTATACAGCGTTATATCACTTGGACTCGCGATCATTCTTAGTGACAGAGGTGCTTAGAGCTTGGCCAGATGCATAGCAAGCTCAGAAAGCGACTTGTGCAGTGCAGCAGTTCCTGGAGTCAACGGTCCTCAGCGACTGACTGACTAGCTTATATAGCACACCCTGAGtgttttctctcctttctttcttccctccCCCTTCTACAGGGTAGCAAGCTGAATGCGCATCTAGTTGACTttcttgcctttccttcctctattctctctctctctcttaagatGACACATCTACAGCTGATATCCTAACGTGGTTAGGACAAAGATAGGATGGAAAACACAAGCACTAAgtgttatgtatgtatgtatgtatgtatgtatgttatgtaCATGTTATGTTATGTATGCTTGTACACAACACCTGCAACCTATGCTAAGTTGCTGAACACGCCTCATTGACCTGCTTCCGTACTTGCTGGAGTGCAAACATAGAGTATCTGAAAAACCTGATTTCCCTCACCCGAAGACTCTGCTGTGGCCTTTGGCACCACTTCATGAAAAGTTTCGTACAGACCACCCTCAAGATCAGATGGCTCTACGTAGATCATTTTCAGAACTTGTGCGTCATTGCCAGGAATTACTCCCTCGATGCTGACAATGGGCGAGCTCTGTACAGGCAGCTCCACTGCTTGATCTTGAGAGTTTGTGTCCAGTGATGGAAGTTGCTGTGTTTCACTGTTCATAACAATGCCTTGAGCAGAACTCCATGCATTAATTGCAGATGCCATCCTTTCAGGATTAGTGTCAGCACCCACGATGGTCAAAAGCTCAGCTAGATCTTTGGGAGGGGAAACCAGCTCTTCTATCCGATTGTCCTCTGACAGCAAGTCTGCTTTTTTCTCTGCTACACTTGCAGACTCTGTACAAGAAGAAGAGTTTGATGACTGGTGTAAGTTAGCAGAACATTCAGCTACTGAAACGTTTTTCCTAACCTTGGAGGAAACTAGCTTCATCCTAGAAGGCCTGTGGCACAGTACATTTGGCTTTACCACTGGTTGTCTACATCTGTTTTTTATGCTAGTTGATAACAcggcttcctttttctttgtttgtatTGTCACTATTTGTGCACAATCGGAAGGCTTGTCTGCTGCAATGGTCAGCCATTTTGATGGTTCAGTAAACACTGTGGTGGGTTCACAGCAATCTATTTGCTCAGCATTATTAGAGTCTCTGCAACTGTTTTTTTCCACAAGTTCATCTGCAGACTCTGGAACAGCAAGCCTGTTTGCCAAGGAAAGTAGGTGTGATTTGGTGGGAGCTGCGGTATCTCTAGCACCTGGTGTGACGCTGTCAACTACGTGAACATTATCCAAGATATCTGATGGTTTTGTGTAAATCACCTGTACCACCTGCTCACCCTCCTGTGCTGAAGGACTTTCTGCAAGCAGCTTGAATCTGTTCGTGATGCCATGGTGAGCCAAGGAGTCTTTCCCACTTGGAGAAGCCTGGCCACTTTCTGAGCCCGCAACCAAGGATGCATCTTCCGTGGAAGATACTGTTCCTTCTGCTTGCAGGTCAGGACTTGCACAACTGGCACTACTATCCTGCGCTGCAGTCTCGGCAGACAAATTCACTTTAGCAGTGTTATTAGCATCGATACACGGACCTATCTCCCCTGCACCATCTGGTACTGCATCTGTTCCTGGCTCTGTTAAATGGAAGTCTACAATGTCTGGGAGCTGGTGAATGTCATCTATGTCCTCGATGCTGGGCAATGTGTCTCCGGTGGGAGAAGGTGGTTCCCTTAACGAAGCAACACCGTCACCAATCGCATCAACGTGGCGCTTCAAAGTGGAACAACTCGGCAGCAAGAGCATCCCAGATTGAGATATGAGGCGGTAGCCGCGTGGGGACAGCGTGTGCCACAGGAGGCAGCACTGCAGTGTCTCCTCTCGCCACCGGTGCTTGGTCTGGCCCAGACAACGGAGCTGCTCCTCTAGGAAAAGGCAGCGGGCATCACCACTAGCCACTCCTTCCTACGTTAAAAAAAGAGACACTTCTGGTTTCAGAAGGGAAAAGAAAGACATTCCTCACACAAACACATATAAACATGTACACAGTCGACCAGGGAAAAGAAATTCCTCACACAAACACATATGAACATGTACACAATCAATGATAACAAATCATCGGTAGCATTAACAACACATCTTTCTGATAAGAAATTCCTGCTTGAAAAGAGCTAACGAGTGCTGGCTGATGTGCATGGCTTTTGTTCTCCATATGAAGCACTCTGGATACACTGACACAAAGTTATGGGCTTCCACATCACACAAAAGTATCatatcaatcaaacaatcaactTTTATTTTCCAGAAACATCTGAATAGACTGTTTCTATGCCTGCTTTTCCAAGAGagttgccaactttttttttttttttgagcctgTTGCTAAACCAAGGCGAAGGAGTCCGCAAATTATCACTGAATTCTAATACAACGTCACTAAAATTGCTGAGTgactttaaccctttcagtgaTAGGTTCTTTTTCAAAGGTGACGCACCCTCCAGTGTTGGGCATTTTCTCTCAGATGttataaaacaaacaaaataatttatttttcgtTATGCAGATGAGAAAAAATTACACAGATGGCTCACTTGGTATGG
Encoded here:
- the LOC139059258 gene encoding streptococcal hemagglutinin-like isoform X2, encoding MQQTRRLSSPQKSKSPACKDVPQQLAKSLGTEERVAKSRRGRKRKRLASATSSILTENAQGTGGVSSAVDQQKAEELASGNIVTSTSLTATNRRSKRVAQNSQSRAVHTKGVEISEPVQGLVVSSASVPTASAVMGQHVQSVSSTSSAALCTQKPVADTPTSKVADQEGIAGEMVTQDKLAQSGVTTSVTLASPAVVTSTSTPPTRATSRPAVEPGKRLVQLADGSTAGMPSCKRKLVAVVPPGVKPEALKRLLLSSKLLSNAVSSCATPLTSRSVNASESKIVATCSSAATTDTVRPVCLKTPKHAVIASRVVNARRSSSGVTPVVERVAACKAAQSSSLMTAKCLGRSRHSVSSYLTSAGSSKALSQLLTPDKMVTASHPETGGKVHVRTVASQTRLNRPRLRNLCQRLKTLQRKCLKLQTHKRQLQQELSSARQEAKRAQTLVKELRLTQFQEGVASGDARCLFLEEQLRCLGQTKHRWREETLQCCLLWHTLSPRGYRLISQSGMLLLPSCSTLKRHVDAIGDGVASLREPPSPTGDTLPSIEDIDDIHQLPDIVDFHLTEPGTDAVPDGAGEIGPCIDANNTAKVNLSAETAAQDSSASCASPDLQAEGTVSSTEDASLVAGSESGQASPSGKDSLAHHGITNRFKLLAESPSAQEGEQVVQVIYTKPSDILDNVHVVDSVTPGARDTAAPTKSHLLSLANRLAVPESADELVEKNSCRDSNNAEQIDCCEPTTVFTEPSKWLTIAADKPSDCAQIVTIQTKKKEAVLSTSIKNRCRQPVVKPNVLCHRPSRMKLVSSKVRKNVSVAECSANLHQSSNSSSCTESASVAEKKADLLSEDNRIEELVSPPKDLAELLTIVGADTNPERMASAINAWSSAQGIVMNSETQQLPSLDTNSQDQAVELPVQSSPIVSIEGVIPGNDAQVLKMIYVEPSDLEGGLYETFHEVVPKATAESSGEGNQVFQILYVCTPASTEAGQ